The Streptomyces sp. cg36 genomic interval CAGAACCCGCCCCTGGACGGGGTGCAGCGCGCGCTCGTGGAGACGACGTACGCCCGGCTGCCCGACCACGCGGGCAAGCAGTCGGCCGAGGAGCAGGCGCCGCTGCTGGCGTTCCTGGTCCGGCTCACGGGCGCGCGGCACGTGGTGGAGGTCGGCACCTTCACCGGCTTCTCCGCGCTCGCCATGGCGCAGGCGCTGCCCGAGGACGGGACGCTGATCGCGTGCGACATCTCGGAGGAGTGGACCGCGTACGGGCGCGAGGCATGGGCGGCGGCGGGCGTCGCGGACCGCATCGACCTGCGGATCGCCCCGGCCCTCGACACCCTGCGCGCGATGCCCGCCGAGCCGCACGTCGACTTCGCCTACCTGGACGCGGACAAGGGCAACTACCCGGAGTACTGGGAAGAGTTGGTGCCCCGGATGCGGCGGAACGGGCTGATCGCCGTGGACAACGTGTTCTTCCACGGCACGGTCGTCGACCCCGCCGCTACCGGTGACGCGGCGGCCGTCCAGCGCTTCAACGAGCGGGTGCGGACGGACGAGCGGATGGACAGCGTGATGCTGACCGTGGCGGACGGCCTCACCCTGTCCCGCAAACGCTGAACGGGCGGCCCGGGGGCCGGGGTCCTGGGCGCTGGTCCGGCGACCCGGGCCCGGGTCCGGGGTATGGCGGCCCGGTGGCCCGGCTCCTCGGCCCGACGGCCCGGGCCCCGCTCCTGGCGGCCCGGCGGCCCCGGTCCGGCCCCCGGGTCCGGCGGCCCGGGCCCGTGGATCCCGCGCCGCGCTCTAGGAGCAGCAGCCCCCGCCGCAGCACCCGCCGCCTCCGCCACCGCCGGAGGGGGCGGGTGCCGCGGCGTTCCGGGACAGGCCGCCCACGGCCACGGTGGACAGCAGCTTCACCGTGTCCTCGTGGCCGGCGGGGCAGGTCGCGGGCGCGGCGGACTCGGCCATCGGGCGGCTGAGCTCGAAGGTGTCGCCGCACGAGCGGCAGCGGTAGTCATAGCGAGGCATGGGCCCAGGCTAACGGGCCTGCCCCGGCGGCGTCCCGCCCCTGACCGGACCCGCCGGGCGGCCCTCGCCGCGTCTGCCGCGGTGGCCGTTCCGTACGCCTGCCTCCGTTACCGCGGTGGCCGTTCCGTACGTCCGTCTCCGTTCACCGCAGCGGCCGTTCCCGTACGCCCGTCTCCGTCTGCGCCTCCGCCTCGCGGCGCGCCTTCCAGTACGGGTTGTCGTGCGGCAGATGGCCGCTGACGCGCCCGTACATCCCGAAGACCATCAGGGCCAGGCCCACCAGGAAGCTGAAGATCACGTTCTGCATCTTGAACGCGAGGAAGTTGGCCGAGCCCCGGTCCAGCAGGGCCAGGTTCACGAACCCGCTGATCAGGAAGAGCACGCCGAGCGTCATGTTCAGCCAGGAGGCGAAGTTGCCGCCCTTGACCATGCCGTACAGCAGGAGCGCGCCGACGACGATCGAGATCACGCTGAGGGTGCCGTTGGTGCTCAGCCCGGCGACTTCCTTGCCGCCGGTGTCGAAGAACCCGATGTTGTGCGTGAGCCCGAGGATGCCGAAGACGAGCAGGAACAGCCCCATGATGCCGGCGCCGAAGCGGTACACCTGGCTCAGCCGGTGGTCGACCGGCAGGTGCTCGTCCAACGCGACCCGGTGGGCGAGCGTGGGGCGGTGCAGGGCGTGCAGCGGCTGGTGGGTGGCCATGGGCGGCCTCCTAGAATCGTCCGTACCTCCCAGGATCCGCCCGTCCCGCCCCCGGGACAACTCGTCCCGGTGACGACCGTCAGGCCCCGTGCCCGCGCTCCTCGCGGATCTGCGCCACCACGCGCGCGGCGGACCGGCGGACCGCCTCCGTCTCGGTGAGGAAGTGCCAGTAGTCGGGGTGGCGGCCCTCCAGCGAGGCGACCGCCCGGTCCAGCCGCGCCACCGCCTCGTCGAGCGGCCCGGCGTGGCGCGGGTCCGGCGTGTTGCGGCCCGCCATCGCCAGCCGCTGGGCGTCCCGCAGCGCGAACCGGGTCCGCTGGACCTCCTGCTCGGGGTCCTTGGCCACCGCGTCCAGGCTCCGCAGCCGGTCACCGGCGGCCGAGACCGCCTCGTCCGTGGCGTTGAGCAGGGCCCGGACCGTGCTCAGCCGGGAGGTGGCGTCGGCCCAGCGCTGCTCGGTGCGCGCGGTGGCCGCCTCCGCCAGCTTCTCCTCGGCCTGCCGTACGTTGGCGAGCGCCTGGTCCGGGACGTGCTGGAGGTCCTGCCAGCAGGCGGCGGAGAACCGGCGCCGCAGCTCGCTGAGGACCGGGTCGACGGTCCCGGCGCGGGTGGTCAGCGCCTGTGCGCGGGTGCGCAGCGAGACGAGGCGGTGGTCGATCTCGGCGGCCCGCTCGGGCAGCCGCTCGGACTCGGCGCGCACGCCCTCGGCCTCGCGCAGCACCCGCTCGGCCCGCTCCAGGGTCTCGGGCACGCCGTGCTGTCCGGCGCCCTGGTTGAGCCTGGTCAGCTCGGGCGCGAGGGCCGCGAGCCGGGCGGCCAGATCGTCCGCTCTCAGTCCGGACGCCCGCACCGAATCGAGAGCGGTGCTCGCGGCGAGGAGCGCCTGTCGCGCCCGCTCCACGGCCGGGGCGAGCCGCGCCAGCTGGGCCTCGGCGGTGGAGAGCAGCGGGCCCAGGCTCTGCTCGAACCGGTCGAGCTCGCCCTTGACCCGGACGAGGTCGTCCTTGGCCCGGGTCAGCTCGCCGCGGGCCCGGGAGGCCACCGAGGCGTCCAGGTCGTCGCGGTCCAGGTCGTGCGCGTCCACCGCGGTGATGTAGTCGTTGCTGACCTCGTCGAT includes:
- a CDS encoding zinc ribbon domain-containing protein, with protein sequence MPRYDYRCRSCGDTFELSRPMAESAAPATCPAGHEDTVKLLSTVAVGGLSRNAAAPAPSGGGGGGGCCGGGCCS
- a CDS encoding DUF4383 domain-containing protein — translated: MATHQPLHALHRPTLAHRVALDEHLPVDHRLSQVYRFGAGIMGLFLLVFGILGLTHNIGFFDTGGKEVAGLSTNGTLSVISIVVGALLLYGMVKGGNFASWLNMTLGVLFLISGFVNLALLDRGSANFLAFKMQNVIFSFLVGLALMVFGMYGRVSGHLPHDNPYWKARREAEAQTETGVRERPLR
- a CDS encoding O-methyltransferase, with amino-acid sequence MAKGNSTRITDELYAYMLAQNPPLDGVQRALVETTYARLPDHAGKQSAEEQAPLLAFLVRLTGARHVVEVGTFTGFSALAMAQALPEDGTLIACDISEEWTAYGREAWAAAGVADRIDLRIAPALDTLRAMPAEPHVDFAYLDADKGNYPEYWEELVPRMRRNGLIAVDNVFFHGTVVDPAATGDAAAVQRFNERVRTDERMDSVMLTVADGLTLSRKR